A genomic window from Sulfurimonas paralvinellae includes:
- a CDS encoding RDD family protein, translated as MSKHEVRYAGFWIRFIASFLDTLFLALPVGIVIYFLSDGNWFDLTQYQQNIQLAMSGNPHALDQQPKTSFTWELIFEISVLVVTIIFWDNWRGATPGKKIVHIKIVDAKTLQDISNKQAITRSLGYIPSTLLFGLGFLMVAFRKDKRSLHDLLAGTAVIYDEDASL; from the coding sequence ATGTCTAAACATGAAGTTCGATATGCGGGTTTTTGGATCCGTTTTATCGCTTCTTTTTTAGATACCCTCTTTCTTGCTCTGCCGGTTGGCATCGTCATATACTTTTTAAGTGACGGCAACTGGTTTGATCTCACGCAGTACCAACAAAACATACAGTTAGCAATGAGCGGCAATCCTCATGCACTCGACCAGCAGCCAAAAACTTCATTTACATGGGAACTTATCTTTGAGATCTCTGTTTTAGTAGTAACAATTATTTTTTGGGACAACTGGCGCGGAGCAACACCCGGTAAAAAGATAGTCCACATCAAAATAGTCGATGCAAAAACATTGCAAGATATAAGCAACAAACAGGCAATAACCCGTTCACTAGGCTATATCCCCTCAACTTTACTCTTTGGTCTTGGTTTTTTAATGGTTGCCTTTAGAAAAGATAAAAGAAGCCTGCATGACCTGCTTGCCGGAACGGCAGTCATTTACGATGAAGATGCATCTCTCTAA
- the guaB gene encoding IMP dehydrogenase: MRIRKRALTFEDVLLVPQYSEVLPKEVSLETKLTRNISLKIPMVSAAMDTVTEYRAAIAMARLGGIGIIHKNMDIQTQCKQVKKVKKSESGIIIDPIYVHPDATLADAEALMNEFKISGVPVVDGHNKLLGILTNRDMRFEKDMRKRADEVMTSMPLITAKQGISLDEAADIMHQNKIEKLPIIDDDGFLKGLVTIKDIKKRIEYPNSNKDAFGRLVVGAAIGVGQMDRAKALVDAGADVLVLDSAHGHSKGILDTVKEIKKSLEVDVIAGNIATAEATEALIEAGADGVKVGIGPGSICTTRIVAGVGVPQISAIDECAEAARKHGVPVIADGGIKYSGDISKALAVGASCVMAGSLLAGTEESPGETIMFQGRQYKSYRGMGSIGAMQKGSNDRYFQEGTAADKLVPEGIEGRVPFRGSIAGIVHQMMGGLRSSMGYCGSESIEAFWDKAEFVEITSAGLKESHVHDVIITQEAPNYHV; encoded by the coding sequence ATGAGAATTCGTAAACGCGCACTAACATTTGAAGATGTACTTTTAGTACCTCAGTATTCCGAAGTTCTTCCAAAAGAAGTATCATTAGAAACAAAACTAACTAGAAATATAAGCCTTAAAATCCCGATGGTATCGGCTGCAATGGATACAGTAACAGAATACCGTGCTGCAATTGCAATGGCGAGACTCGGCGGTATTGGTATCATCCATAAAAATATGGATATCCAAACACAATGCAAACAGGTTAAAAAAGTAAAAAAATCTGAAAGCGGGATCATTATCGACCCTATCTATGTACATCCGGATGCAACATTGGCAGATGCTGAAGCACTGATGAACGAATTTAAAATCTCTGGTGTTCCAGTTGTTGATGGGCATAATAAACTGCTTGGAATTCTTACGAATCGTGATATGAGATTTGAAAAAGACATGCGTAAACGTGCAGATGAAGTGATGACTTCAATGCCTCTTATTACTGCAAAACAAGGCATCTCTCTTGATGAAGCGGCAGATATCATGCACCAGAACAAGATCGAAAAACTTCCTATTATAGATGATGACGGATTCTTAAAAGGACTTGTTACCATCAAAGATATCAAAAAACGCATTGAATATCCTAACTCAAACAAAGATGCATTTGGTCGTCTTGTCGTGGGTGCTGCTATCGGTGTTGGACAGATGGATAGAGCAAAAGCTCTTGTCGATGCAGGTGCGGATGTGCTTGTCCTTGACTCTGCTCACGGACATTCAAAAGGCATCCTTGATACAGTAAAAGAGATCAAAAAATCTCTTGAAGTAGATGTCATTGCAGGAAACATTGCAACTGCCGAAGCAACAGAAGCACTTATAGAAGCGGGAGCGGATGGTGTTAAAGTCGGAATCGGACCTGGTTCGATATGTACAACAAGAATCGTTGCAGGTGTCGGTGTACCACAGATCTCTGCTATTGATGAATGTGCAGAAGCTGCAAGAAAACATGGTGTGCCTGTTATCGCTGATGGTGGTATTAAATACTCCGGTGACATTTCAAAAGCGCTTGCTGTGGGTGCAAGCTGTGTTATGGCAGGAAGTCTTTTAGCGGGTACGGAAGAGTCTCCGGGTGAGACTATCATGTTCCAAGGCCGTCAATACAAATCATACCGTGGTATGGGTAGTATCGGAGCAATGCAAAAAGGTTCAAATGACAGATATTTCCAAGAAGGAACGGCAGCAGATAAACTCGTTCCAGAAGGAATCGAAGGTCGTGTACCTTTCCGTGGCTCAATTGCGGGTATCGTTCACCAGATGATGGGTGGACTTCGTTCTTCTATGGGCTACTGCGGCAGTGAAAGTATCGAAGCATTCTGGGATAAAGCAGAGTTCGTTGAGATCACTTCAGCAGGCCTTAAAGAGTCTCACGTTCACGACGTAATCATCACACAAGAAGCTCCAAACTATCATGTCTAA
- the gatA gene encoding Asp-tRNA(Asn)/Glu-tRNA(Gln) amidotransferase subunit GatA, protein MITLKEALKLNKDELNNLKNDLKAKIDARPELNAYIDVKSMGEGVPIAIKDNIQVKEWSVTSGSKILQGYIAPYNATVIEKLQDAGLSPFGRTNMDEFAMGSTTESSFYGKTQNPHASDRVPGGSSGGSAAAVGAGVAIAALGSDTGGSIRQPAAFCGIVGMKPTYGRVSRYGLGAYASSLDQIGPMTQNVEDAAILYDIISGSDPKDSTNAQKNDKVVPHLNSDRKLRIAVLPKYIENASQDVKDAYAKAIEALQSSGHEIIEKEMMDAKYDISAYYITATAEAATNLGRYDGIRYGNRVEGANLEETYYNTRSEGFGNEVKRRILLGNFVLSSGYYEAYYVKAQKTRHMIKDEYNKIFEDVDLILSPVAPTVAPKFGELANPMDMYLSDIYTISVNLAGLPALSLPIMKNSEGMPVGLQLIAAAYDEQTLFDGSLSLEAAVAYKA, encoded by the coding sequence GTGATTACATTAAAAGAAGCTCTTAAACTCAATAAAGATGAACTCAATAATCTTAAAAATGATCTCAAAGCAAAAATTGATGCACGTCCTGAGCTCAATGCCTACATTGATGTCAAGAGTATGGGTGAAGGTGTACCAATCGCGATAAAAGACAATATTCAAGTCAAAGAGTGGTCTGTGACATCAGGAAGTAAGATACTGCAAGGCTACATCGCTCCCTATAACGCGACAGTTATCGAAAAACTTCAAGATGCAGGTCTCTCTCCTTTTGGAAGAACAAATATGGATGAATTTGCCATGGGTTCTACAACAGAATCAAGCTTTTACGGCAAAACACAAAACCCTCACGCAAGTGACAGAGTACCGGGAGGCAGTTCCGGCGGATCAGCAGCTGCTGTCGGTGCAGGCGTTGCAATAGCAGCTCTTGGAAGTGATACAGGTGGGTCTATCCGCCAACCTGCCGCTTTTTGTGGTATTGTCGGGATGAAACCGACCTATGGCCGTGTAAGCCGTTATGGTCTTGGTGCCTATGCATCGAGTTTGGATCAGATCGGACCAATGACTCAAAATGTTGAAGATGCAGCGATTTTATATGACATCATAAGCGGAAGCGATCCCAAAGACTCAACGAATGCACAGAAAAATGACAAAGTAGTTCCTCACTTAAATAGTGATCGTAAACTTCGTATTGCAGTCCTTCCAAAATATATTGAAAATGCAAGTCAGGATGTTAAAGATGCATACGCAAAAGCTATTGAAGCACTTCAATCTTCAGGACATGAAATAATAGAAAAAGAGATGATGGATGCCAAATATGACATCTCGGCTTACTACATAACAGCAACGGCTGAAGCAGCTACCAATCTTGGCCGTTATGACGGTATTCGCTATGGAAACCGTGTAGAAGGTGCCAATCTTGAAGAGACATACTACAACACAAGAAGCGAAGGGTTCGGCAATGAAGTAAAACGCCGTATCTTGCTCGGAAACTTCGTACTCTCAAGCGGTTACTACGAAGCATATTATGTCAAAGCACAAAAAACACGTCACATGATAAAAGATGAGTACAATAAAATCTTTGAAGATGTAGATCTCATTCTCTCACCCGTTGCACCGACAGTAGCACCGAAGTTTGGAGAACTTGCAAATCCTATGGATATGTACTTGAGTGACATCTATACCATCAGTGTCAATCTTGCAGGTCTGCCTGCCCTTTCACTGCCAATTATGAAAAATAGTGAAGGTATGCCGGTAGGGTTACAGCTTATTGCTGCAGCATATGATGAACAAACACTTTTTGACGGTTCATTAAGTCTTGAAGCAGCAGTGGCTTATAAAGCCTAA